One window from the genome of Prosthecobacter fusiformis encodes:
- a CDS encoding FAD binding domain-containing protein encodes MKPFTYERAKSPAEAAAAATRNPAAKFIAGGTNLLDLMKLEIETPTHLIDVNGLDLDKIESMDDGGLRIGALVRNTDLAADERVRRDYGVLSRALVSGASPQLRNMATTAGNLLQRTRCPYFYDTNQRCNKRVPGSGCSAIGGFSRLHAVIGVSDACIATHPSDMAVALRVLDATVETIHPDGSGRSIPIAEFHRLPGEKPEIDTVLKPGELITAVQLPKPVGGIHIYRKVRDRASYAFALISVAAIVQRDGSGRVALGGVAHKPWRVEEAEAALPQGAKAVVARLLAEATPTSENAFKLKLVERALSSVLAEAKGSQL; translated from the coding sequence ATGAAACCCTTTACTTATGAACGGGCTAAATCGCCTGCTGAGGCTGCTGCGGCAGCAACGCGCAACCCGGCTGCCAAATTTATCGCTGGAGGTACGAACCTTCTGGATTTGATGAAGCTGGAGATCGAAACGCCAACGCATCTCATTGATGTCAATGGTCTGGATCTTGATAAGATCGAGTCGATGGATGATGGCGGGCTGCGCATCGGCGCGCTGGTGCGGAACACGGACCTGGCTGCGGATGAGCGTGTACGGCGTGACTATGGAGTGCTCTCACGGGCGCTTGTTTCTGGGGCTTCGCCGCAGTTGCGCAATATGGCCACCACTGCGGGTAACTTGTTGCAGCGCACCCGGTGTCCTTATTTTTATGACACTAACCAAAGGTGTAACAAGCGGGTTCCGGGCAGCGGATGTAGCGCCATTGGTGGTTTCAGCCGACTGCATGCAGTCATAGGTGTGAGCGATGCCTGCATTGCCACGCATCCGAGTGACATGGCTGTCGCCTTGCGTGTGCTGGATGCGACGGTGGAAACCATCCACCCTGACGGCTCTGGCCGCAGTATCCCCATCGCCGAATTTCATCGATTGCCTGGGGAGAAACCCGAAATCGATACGGTGTTAAAGCCTGGTGAGTTGATCACTGCAGTGCAGCTGCCTAAGCCGGTGGGTGGTATCCATATTTATAGGAAAGTGCGTGATCGCGCCTCGTATGCGTTTGCTCTGATTTCAGTCGCAGCGATCGTGCAACGTGACGGCAGCGGGCGGGTCGCCTTAGGCGGCGTGGCGCATAAGCCATGGCGTGTCGAGGAGGCGGAGGCAGCGCTGCCGCAAGGTGCAAAAGCCGTGGTGGCGCGTTTGCTGGCGGAAGCAACTCCGACCTCTGAAAACGCCTTCAAATTAAAACTCGTTGAACGTGCGCTCAGTTCAGTGCTGGCGGAAGCGAAAGGATCACAGCTATGA
- a CDS encoding c-type cytochrome — MSGLNGLVAAPSSELDLPATLIFSKGSNEYAGEVLEITKGRGANLGWYVQAKEAEEVRISIEYACEKPLDQPYQLSFDGQDHFWDVPVTKKGEWGRADLGRFRARPGLPLLVMLVPPSNRKYDHPLSFRKLVLKGSTLGNLSLISMPVEPAAPDAKSGFGQKLASLHPALESRDLRDDPRTLRVSGMAMRGERELIFTTWDGDLFALDLEAIPVTGPPPLRRIAQGLSEPMGLAVENGRIFVTEKNEATELIDEDGDGIFETYRCLSHDWPCTMDSHEYLFGAVVQDSHLYFSSSTAMGTRNSDNRQAPLRGSAIKVHVDTGKTEIVAGGLRTPDGIGLGPRGSILITDNQGEWLPADKLIHLQKDAFYQFRSREPWHPFDRQEPTPPAVWLPHGEIANSPTEPFLLPSSWGPYAGHVMFGDATFGGLQRACLEEVDGVMQGAAFPFSQGFRHLFHRFEFAPDGTLFAGGIARGSDHEFINRVSGLTQIRYTGKAVFEPLSASLRTNGLELEFTQPLAPGTGWNPAAYHVTQWGYQGTQTYGGQKVRHRLSEVRSATVSADRHRVFLELPGLVTGEVVHVRLPKSFTSETGLKLWAGDIWYTVNRIPKDRLGEVQPAPVGALAEAAFFTYSKGDAGRVLYQNFCAACHSLDDTKLVGPSFRGLAGATVKVRDPATGKTSEVKATSDYLRQSILEPNALLVDGYPENLMPPIGAVLTPAQIDELVDYIVKASKKK, encoded by the coding sequence ATGTCCGGACTGAACGGGCTGGTTGCCGCACCTTCTTCAGAGCTCGATTTGCCAGCCACTCTGATCTTCTCCAAGGGATCAAATGAGTATGCTGGAGAGGTACTGGAGATAACAAAGGGCAGGGGGGCTAACCTTGGATGGTATGTGCAGGCGAAAGAAGCGGAAGAGGTCAGGATTTCTATTGAGTATGCCTGTGAGAAGCCGCTGGATCAGCCTTACCAGCTTTCCTTTGATGGTCAGGATCACTTTTGGGATGTGCCAGTAACAAAGAAGGGCGAATGGGGCCGGGCCGACCTCGGTAGGTTTCGTGCGCGTCCAGGGTTGCCCTTGCTGGTCATGCTCGTGCCGCCTTCGAATCGCAAGTACGATCATCCATTGAGCTTTCGCAAGCTGGTGCTGAAGGGCAGCACCCTTGGTAATCTGTCGCTGATCAGCATGCCGGTGGAGCCTGCTGCGCCGGATGCCAAGAGCGGCTTTGGCCAAAAACTGGCTTCACTGCACCCGGCGCTCGAATCCCGGGATCTGCGTGATGATCCGAGGACCCTTCGCGTCAGCGGCATGGCGATGAGAGGAGAGCGAGAGTTGATCTTTACCACGTGGGATGGGGATCTGTTTGCCTTGGATCTGGAGGCAATTCCAGTCACTGGCCCGCCGCCACTCCGTCGCATTGCCCAGGGGCTCTCGGAGCCGATGGGCTTGGCTGTTGAGAATGGGCGTATCTTTGTCACCGAAAAGAATGAGGCCACCGAGCTTATTGATGAGGATGGTGATGGTATCTTTGAGACTTACCGCTGTCTGTCGCACGACTGGCCCTGCACCATGGACAGCCACGAATACCTGTTCGGAGCAGTGGTGCAGGATTCCCACCTTTATTTTTCCTCAAGTACGGCCATGGGTACGCGCAACAGTGACAACCGTCAGGCCCCCTTGCGGGGCAGTGCCATCAAGGTGCATGTGGACACGGGTAAAACTGAGATCGTGGCTGGCGGTTTGCGCACACCTGATGGCATCGGCCTCGGTCCGCGCGGGTCCATCCTCATCACTGACAATCAGGGGGAATGGCTCCCTGCGGACAAGCTCATCCATTTGCAAAAGGATGCCTTTTATCAGTTCCGCAGCCGCGAGCCTTGGCATCCTTTCGACCGTCAGGAGCCTACACCTCCCGCTGTCTGGCTACCCCATGGAGAGATCGCCAATTCGCCTACCGAGCCGTTTCTTTTACCATCGAGCTGGGGTCCTTATGCGGGGCATGTCATGTTTGGCGATGCGACCTTTGGAGGCTTGCAACGGGCCTGTTTGGAAGAAGTGGATGGGGTAATGCAAGGCGCGGCATTTCCTTTTTCACAAGGTTTTCGGCATCTGTTTCATCGATTCGAATTTGCACCTGATGGCACTCTTTTTGCCGGTGGCATCGCGCGGGGCAGTGACCATGAATTCATCAACCGGGTAAGCGGTCTCACTCAGATCCGCTACACGGGGAAGGCGGTCTTTGAACCCCTGTCTGCCAGTCTGCGCACGAACGGATTGGAACTCGAATTTACGCAGCCTCTGGCACCCGGCACGGGTTGGAATCCAGCCGCCTATCACGTCACGCAGTGGGGTTATCAAGGTACCCAAACCTACGGTGGGCAAAAGGTCCGGCATCGCTTGTCTGAGGTACGCTCGGCAACAGTGTCCGCAGACCGTCACCGTGTCTTTTTGGAGCTCCCCGGCCTCGTCACGGGTGAAGTCGTCCATGTGCGTCTGCCTAAATCATTTACTTCAGAAACGGGGCTGAAGCTCTGGGCCGGGGACATCTGGTACACTGTTAATCGTATCCCTAAAGACCGCTTGGGTGAAGTGCAACCAGCTCCGGTAGGGGCTCTGGCAGAGGCTGCCTTTTTCACTTATTCGAAAGGGGATGCAGGTCGTGTGCTTTACCAAAATTTCTGCGCTGCCTGCCACAGCCTTGACGACACCAAACTGGTGGGCCCCAGCTTTAGAGGCCTGGCGGGTGCCACCGTGAAAGTACGCGACCCCGCCACCGGAAAGACAAGCGAAGTGAAAGCCACTTCCGACTACCTTCGCCAGTCCATTCTCGAACCCAACGCACTGCTTGTAGATGGATACCCAGAGAACCTCATGCCACCCATTGGTGCGGTCCTTACCCCTGCTCAAATCGACGAGCTGGTGGACTACATTGTCAAAGCCTCAAAAAAGAAGTGA
- a CDS encoding sigma-70 family RNA polymerase sigma factor — protein sequence MPIIEPVMPAPDPNEAFLRLWTHHEPELRAFVRSCVPRAQEVDEVMQEVSLVAWRKFASLEDPALFPRWACLIARYEILMARRRNARDRLLLDDDIIERLAEEGAEEMSLRHHQLNALDDCIDKLPSERRELALAAYAVGTSMKALAARLGRSEGSLYQLLARIRLDLLRCVERSLAQEAHTP from the coding sequence ATGCCGATCATCGAACCTGTAATGCCCGCACCCGACCCTAACGAAGCTTTCCTGCGCTTGTGGACTCACCACGAGCCGGAACTGCGCGCATTCGTGCGGAGCTGTGTGCCACGTGCGCAGGAGGTGGATGAAGTGATGCAGGAGGTGAGCTTGGTGGCGTGGCGAAAATTCGCTTCGCTAGAGGATCCGGCGCTGTTTCCTCGCTGGGCATGCCTGATTGCACGGTATGAGATTCTGATGGCCCGTCGGCGAAATGCCCGGGACCGGCTGCTGCTGGATGATGACATCATTGAGCGCCTCGCTGAGGAAGGCGCGGAAGAGATGTCCCTTCGTCATCATCAGCTCAATGCGCTGGATGACTGCATAGACAAGCTGCCGTCAGAGCGTCGTGAACTGGCGCTCGCCGCTTATGCAGTGGGGACTTCGATGAAGGCCCTTGCGGCGCGTTTAGGGCGCTCGGAAGGCTCTCTCTATCAGTTGCTAGCACGCATCCGTCTGGATCTGCTGCGCTGCGTTGAACGTTCGCTTGCACAGGAGGCGCATACACCATGA
- the paoC gene encoding aldehyde oxidoreductase molybdenum-binding subunit PaoC: MKFDSPATTNPIDQMKVVGKPVDRVDGPLKTTGQAPYAYERHDVVPNQAYGYVVGSAIAKGRILSMNLGPAKAAPGVLAIVTAKEAGKLAKGPRNIAALLGGPEIQHYHQAIAVVVAETFEQARAAAGLIRVKYERSKGVFDLASVKDSAPLAKAERDASESKVGDFEGAFSSAQVQLDATYQTANESHSMMEPHATIAAWEGDRLKLWTSNQMIAWAVDDMAETLGIPKEKIHVMSPYIGGGFGGKLFLRSDVLMAALGAREAKRPVKVTLQRALIPNNTTHRAATIQRIRMGADKAGKITAIGHESWSGNLSGGGPETAVMQTRSLYAGANRMTALRLAEHDLPEANAMRAPGEAPGLATLEIAMDEMAEKLGMDPIEFRILNDTQVVPDSPPKSTAEGEAPEASKAAPNPHPPFSMRPLVECFRVGAKRFGWEKRQPKPGQVKDGNWLIGMGVAAAIRDNLLMKSAARVRLDSQGGVTVETDMTDIGTGSYTVLAQTAAETMGVSLDKVTVRLGDSSFPVSCGSGGQWGGNNASAGVYAACMKLREAVALKAGIKADEAIFAAGLVSAGEVSLSLAEVAGKKGLVAEDLIEYGDIDKRFQQATFGAHFVEVGVDAYTGETRVRRMLAVCAAGRILNPKTARSQVIGAMTMGAGAALMEELKVDKKQGFFVNHDLAGYEVPVHADIPHQDVIFLEETDPMSSPMKAKGVGELGICGVAAAIANAIYNATGVRVRDYPITLDKLLDGLPEVI, encoded by the coding sequence ATGAAATTTGATTCTCCTGCAACGACCAATCCGATAGATCAAATGAAGGTCGTCGGCAAACCTGTTGATCGAGTTGATGGTCCATTGAAGACAACTGGACAAGCCCCCTATGCGTATGAGCGGCATGATGTGGTGCCTAACCAAGCGTATGGTTACGTTGTGGGATCGGCCATTGCCAAAGGCCGGATTCTATCCATGAATCTGGGTCCTGCAAAAGCGGCTCCAGGTGTGCTGGCCATTGTCACTGCCAAAGAAGCGGGCAAGCTGGCAAAGGGCCCGCGTAATATTGCTGCATTGCTCGGGGGACCTGAGATTCAGCATTATCATCAGGCTATTGCTGTCGTGGTGGCGGAGACTTTCGAGCAAGCCCGTGCTGCGGCTGGCCTGATCCGCGTGAAGTATGAACGTTCCAAGGGCGTTTTTGATTTGGCCTCGGTGAAGGATAGTGCCCCCTTGGCGAAGGCGGAACGTGATGCATCCGAGAGCAAGGTGGGTGACTTTGAGGGGGCCTTTAGCTCGGCCCAGGTGCAATTGGATGCTACGTATCAAACGGCCAACGAGTCGCATTCCATGATGGAGCCGCACGCTACCATCGCCGCCTGGGAAGGGGACCGGCTTAAGCTATGGACCTCAAACCAGATGATCGCTTGGGCAGTAGATGATATGGCGGAGACGCTGGGAATTCCAAAAGAAAAAATCCATGTCATGTCGCCCTACATCGGTGGCGGTTTCGGTGGGAAGTTGTTTTTGAGGTCGGACGTTTTGATGGCTGCGCTGGGGGCTCGTGAAGCGAAGAGACCAGTCAAGGTGACGCTGCAACGCGCATTGATCCCGAATAACACCACCCATCGCGCAGCGACAATCCAGCGCATCAGAATGGGAGCCGATAAGGCGGGCAAAATCACCGCCATTGGTCATGAGAGCTGGTCTGGGAATCTATCTGGCGGCGGACCAGAAACCGCAGTGATGCAGACTCGCTCCCTCTATGCCGGGGCTAATCGAATGACAGCTTTGCGTCTTGCTGAGCACGATTTGCCGGAGGCCAACGCCATGCGGGCACCGGGCGAGGCACCGGGCCTGGCCACTTTGGAAATCGCAATGGATGAGATGGCGGAAAAGCTGGGCATGGATCCTATCGAGTTTCGCATTCTCAATGACACGCAGGTCGTGCCGGATTCCCCGCCAAAATCGACTGCAGAAGGGGAGGCTCCCGAAGCTTCGAAGGCAGCTCCCAATCCTCATCCGCCTTTTTCCATGCGGCCACTGGTGGAATGTTTTCGAGTGGGCGCTAAACGCTTCGGCTGGGAGAAGAGACAACCCAAACCCGGTCAGGTGAAAGATGGAAATTGGCTTATCGGCATGGGGGTGGCCGCTGCCATTCGAGACAATTTGCTGATGAAGTCCGCAGCAAGGGTACGGCTGGATTCTCAAGGTGGCGTGACCGTGGAAACGGATATGACGGACATCGGCACCGGCAGTTATACTGTCCTGGCCCAGACTGCTGCGGAAACCATGGGGGTGTCTTTGGATAAAGTTACCGTGCGTCTTGGGGATTCCTCCTTTCCTGTCTCCTGTGGCTCAGGTGGCCAGTGGGGCGGCAACAATGCCTCCGCCGGTGTTTATGCGGCCTGCATGAAACTGCGCGAAGCCGTGGCACTGAAAGCTGGGATTAAGGCTGATGAAGCAATCTTTGCTGCGGGTCTTGTAAGCGCGGGGGAGGTGAGCTTGTCACTTGCCGAAGTTGCTGGTAAAAAAGGACTCGTCGCTGAGGACTTGATCGAATACGGAGACATCGACAAGCGTTTCCAACAAGCCACCTTTGGAGCTCATTTCGTTGAGGTTGGTGTGGACGCTTATACGGGTGAAACGCGTGTGAGGCGCATGCTTGCCGTTTGTGCAGCCGGGCGAATACTCAATCCCAAAACGGCACGCAGTCAGGTGATTGGTGCCATGACTATGGGAGCTGGGGCGGCCTTGATGGAAGAACTCAAAGTGGACAAAAAGCAGGGCTTCTTTGTGAACCATGATCTCGCAGGCTATGAAGTGCCCGTTCATGCTGACATCCCTCATCAAGATGTGATCTTTCTGGAGGAGACTGATCCCATGTCATCGCCCATGAAGGCCAAAGGGGTGGGAGAACTTGGCATCTGTGGTGTCGCCGCCGCTATCGCCAATGCCATTTACAATGCCACTGGAGTACGCGTCCGGGACTACCCAATCACTTTGGACAAGCTGCTGGATGGGCTTCCAGAAGTTATTTAG
- a CDS encoding 3-keto-disaccharide hydrolase: MNLPATLALVTLLIPQFTSALEPEETRLGFIALSDGKTFDGWKQDGNWEIQDGAFARVRPKGGMVYEKALVPDDFELRFEWKVSALCNSGVYYRPGQVEYQILDDAHPGHGDNPRQSAASIFFCMGPSKRATRPVGEWNTARIICKGSVIEHWLNEERVISFDYNDPKWAEEVGLLRIRGGDLTGRGGKLSLQDHGHDVAFRNLRMRTIPAEEKLTPDPAFKPLPVTGAALEKEQGRVRGMLEKASKSNADKKAQ, encoded by the coding sequence ATGAATCTTCCAGCCACACTCGCTCTTGTCACCCTTCTCATTCCCCAATTCACCTCCGCGTTGGAGCCGGAGGAAACACGTCTCGGTTTCATCGCCCTGTCCGATGGCAAAACCTTCGATGGCTGGAAACAGGATGGCAACTGGGAGATCCAGGATGGGGCCTTTGCCCGCGTTCGTCCGAAAGGGGGGATGGTGTATGAGAAAGCACTCGTCCCGGATGACTTCGAACTGCGCTTTGAATGGAAGGTTTCCGCCCTGTGCAACAGCGGTGTTTACTACCGTCCTGGACAGGTTGAGTATCAGATCCTCGATGATGCGCATCCCGGTCATGGTGATAACCCGCGCCAGTCTGCCGCCTCCATTTTCTTCTGCATGGGGCCGAGCAAGCGCGCCACCCGCCCTGTCGGCGAATGGAACACTGCCCGCATCATTTGCAAAGGCAGCGTTATCGAACATTGGCTCAATGAAGAGCGCGTGATCTCCTTTGATTATAACGATCCTAAATGGGCGGAGGAAGTCGGGCTGCTACGCATCCGTGGTGGCGACCTCACCGGGCGCGGCGGTAAACTTTCCCTGCAAGACCACGGTCACGATGTGGCCTTTCGCAACCTCCGCATGCGTACCATACCAGCCGAAGAAAAGCTCACCCCAGATCCAGCTTTCAAGCCCTTGCCCGTGACGGGTGCAGCTTTGGAAAAAGAACAGGGCAGGGTCCGAGGCATGTTGGAGAAGGCCAGTAAATCCAACGCCGATAAAAAAGCTCAATAG